The following are encoded together in the Osmia lignaria lignaria isolate PbOS001 chromosome 13, iyOsmLign1, whole genome shotgun sequence genome:
- the Ino80 gene encoding chromatin-remodeling ATPase INO80, translating to MTDRAHTMRLEAEMAAPLHLQRLERSLNVQPFLRQINELFQDPASEDDKSISSESSEGSDNYLDNVLIRKEEERINKLRVYNMSNVGEERRWLQDILLSDSSDSSASGSDTDSPITEEDFQEMLKFHILRKKYQARFYQKPENIQYQYYSAGLLSSYDRFLEHQKLIVGNKKKKEKKPEKKVIKIKKEKLPRHRPSEDYLEGEYPEEEWDRTIPKEEELDEAELEAIMRHQPRQRGRKKHNNKSPEVMAMRRRKIWVMMSKKELGKVQRAKTNNHKEMLISCKKVAQHCMRHWRQKAMQSQRNMKETIWKAKRLTREMQAYWKRYDRVERETRRRLEKEAEEQRKMDVELIEAKRQQRKLNFLITQTELYAHFMSRKLGKASPEEQLRILNQLDEEKNPRLVGIDDYDSEIMKQKAKRNATEAFDNEKARAKQFDTAAASQELRLSDTPETLEHPQPSIFKGNLKGYQLKGMNWLANLYDQGISGILADEMGLGKTVQSIAFLCHVAERYSVWGPFLIISPASTLHNWQQEMARFVPMFKVVPYWGNPQERKILRQFWDTKDLHTKEASFHVVITSYQLVITDYKYFNRIKWQYMILDEAQAIKSTSSMRWKLLLGFSCRNRLLLSGTPIQNSMAELWALLHFIMPTLFDSHDEFNEWFSKDIESHAENKTGIDEKHLSRLHMILKPFMLRRIKKDVENELSDKIEVMVYCPLTTRQKLLYSALKKKIRIEDLLHYTVGGDTASNDKNFTSNLMNLVMQFRKVCNHPELFERRDAKSPLFMRTEFYEMPALLYTEGLVHLSLPSKDHLLYNKLFIFATEHVHRTLYGGSEDLSQNPFSFSRFINLSPMELNKIFIIGILFRLCLATIMERKIKMMHYWEDWNADERTAIPRNQIFLVPKRINTSSRSMQDLLFTKKIMEGESVYTHTTHVIHSMPETVAHRILRSSKKTANQLLKRILPSTKTEQEDTKVTLLPEHPHLPRPPIMRYCQQTTIPSFICDTYPKVQASPRKLYVSNSSAACAWRRHEECGGKFGQRLLWLGCEQALSDPLSQESLASQVVQTVSTFSVEPHGGISACTPINGWSNIIVPDKQTLVTDAGKLSVLDSLLRRLKEQGHRVLIYSQMTKMIDLLEEYMYHRKHTFMRLDGSSKISDRRDMVADFQKRADIFVFLLSTRAGGLGINLTAADTVIFYDSDWNPTVDQQAMDRAHRLGQTKQVTVYRLICKGTIEERILQRAREKSEIQRMVISGGNFKPDTLKPKEVVSLLLDDEEIEAKYSQRSEERKQHAEDARVDFNLYHKERDRKRKLTALPVKGDAKKPCLSDANGDKIGETYQSNSNESSQTGGVQSYHLNNHQQIIDSTDDYSVPTSPAKSEDETSNDGLVVDVDGPVGGTSSDARQSRISQYGEAGKVSRLEHHMPFSSGTGVRMRPNVRGTSKRGRPRGSRRGGPVGGKGRGLLLLHPSKGLGSEPQSPSSLSPTSSSIANEQTLQHGIQGISGAAEGEGPSTVGPMGAVSSRGGAPAIRRGPGRPRLRPTGPGHQGYRTPGHHQGRKVQRPLPVPLRSQQTIATVNQQKSSSVQRPSGSGATISSSALNASSSFTSSTSESRPFGFYTQQQQQQPRGSS from the exons ATGACAGATAGGGCTCACACAATGAGACTGGAAGCAGAAATGGCTGCTCCTTTGCACCTGCAAAGATTGGAGCGTAGCCTCAATGTACAGCCCTTTTTAAGACAAATTAATGAGTTATTCCAAGATCCAGCTAG tgAGGATGATAAATCTATATCATCAGAGTCATCAGAAGGATCAGATAATTATCTTGATAATGTTCTGATTCGTAAAGAAG AGGAAAGAATTAATAAACTGAGAGTGTATAACATGTCAAATGTTGGAGAAGAACGTAGATGGTTGCAGGATATTCTGTTGAGTGATTCATCTGATAGTTCAGCCTCAGGATCTGATACTGATAGTCCAATTACAGAAGAAGATTTTCAGGAAATGTTAAAGTTTCACATACTCAGAAAAAAGTACCAAGCTCGTTTTTATCAGAAACCAGAG AATATTCAGTACCAATATTACAGTGCTGGATTATTGTCAAGTTATGATAGATTTTTGGAACATCAAAAATTAATAGTtggaaacaaaaagaagaaagaaaaaaagccaGAAaagaaagttataaaaataaaaaaagaaaaacttccTCGTCATAGACCATCCGAGGATTACCTt GAAGGTGAATATCCAGAAGAAGAATGGGATCGTACTATTCCTAAGGAAGAAGAATTAGACGAAGCTGAATTGGAAGCAATAATGCGTCATCAACCTCGACAACGCGGAAGAAAAAAGCATAATAATAAAAGTCCAGAAGTAATGGCAATGAGGAGACGAAAAATTTGGGTAATGATGTCGAAGAAGGAACTGGGAAAAGTACAAAGAGCAAAAACTAATAATCATAAGGAAATGTTAATTAGTTGTAAGAAAGTAGCACAGCATTGTATGAGACATTGGAGACAAAAGGCTATGCAA TCACAAAGAAACATGAAGGAAACTATATGGAAAGCAAAACGTCTTACAAGAGAAATGCAAGCTTATTGGAAACGCTATGATCGAGTCGAACGTGAAACGAGGAGAAGATTAGAAAAAGAAGCTGAAGAACAGCGAAAAATGGATGTGGAGTTGATCGAG GCAAAACGGcaacaaagaaaattaaactttCTCATCACGCAAACTGAACTATATGCTCATTTTATGTCTCGAAAATTAGGGAAAGCTTCTCCTGAAGAACAACTAAGAATCTTAAATCAATTAGATGAAGAGAAAAATCCGAGACTTGTTGGGATTGATGATTACGATag TGAGATTATGAAGCAAAAAGCAAAAAGGAACGCTACTGAAGCATTCGATAATGAAAAAGCTAGGGCAAAACAATTCGATACAGCCGCTGCATCTCAAGAGTTGCGTTTAAGCGATACACCTGAAACATTGGAACACCCACAGCCTTCGATTTTTAAAGGAAACCTTAAAGGTTATCAACTGAAGGGAATGAATTGGTTAGCTAATTTATATGATCAG gGTATTAGTGGAATTTTGGCAGATGAAATGGGTTTGGGAAAAACTGTGCAATCCATAGCGTTTTTGTGTCACGTTGCTGAAAGATATT CCGTATGGGGACCATTTTTAATCATATCGCCAGCTTCGACGTTGCACAATTGGCAACAGGAAATGGCCCGATTTGTGCCAATGTTTAAAGTAGTTCCGTATTGGGGTAATCCACAGGAACGGAAAATATTGAGACAATTTTGGGATACTAAAGATTTACACACGAAAGAAGCTTCATTTCATGTCGTGATAACTAGTTACCAATTAGTCATTACCGATTACAAGTATTTCAACCGAATAAAGTGGCAGTACATGATTCTAGACGAAGCGCAAGCTATAAAAAGCACCAGCAGTATGAGATGGAAGTTATTACTTGGATTTAGTTGTCGCAACAGATTGTTACTTAGCGGTACGCCTATTCAAAATAGCATGGCGGAGTTATGGGCATTGTTACATTTTATAATGCCTACATTGTTTGATTCGCACGACGAGTTCAACGAATGGTTTTCCAAAGATATCGAGAGTCACGCGGAAAACAAAACTGGGATCGATGAAAAGCATTTATCGAGGCTACATATGATCCTGAAACCGTTCATGTTACGAAGAATAAAGAAAGACGTGGAGAACGAATTATCCGACAAAATCGAAGTAATGGTGTACTGTCCGCTTACAACTCGTCAAAAGTTACTTTATTCGgcattgaagaagaaaattaGAATAGAGGATCTACTGCATTACACAGTGGGTGGTGATACTGCGTCCAATGACAAAAATTTCACGTCAAATCTTATGAATCTAGTCATGCAATTCCGAAAG GTTTGCAATCATCCAGAACTGTTCGAGCGCAGAGATGCTAAATCACCACTATTTATGCGTACAGAATTTTATGAAATGCCTGCATTATTGTATACAGAAGGTCTCGTGCACCTCTCGTTGCCATCCAAAGATCACTTGTTGTATAATAAGTTGTTTATATTTGCTACGGAACATGTACATCGAACCCTTTACGGTGGCAGCGAAGATCTCTCTCAAAATCCCTTCTCTTTTAGTCGGTTTATTAACTTGTCTCCAATGGaactaaataaaatatttatcattggTATCTTATTCAG ATTATGTCTTGCAACAATAATGGAAAGGAAGATAAAGATGATGCATTATTGGGAAGATTGGAATGCCGACGAGAGAACAGCAATACCTAgaaatcaaatatttcttgTACCTAAAAGAATTAACACTTCGTCAAGATCAATGCAAGATTTACTATTCACAAAAAAGATCATGGAAGGAGAATCTGTGTATACGCATACTACGCACGTTATTCATTCAATGCCTGAAACTGTTGCTCATCGAATCCTGCGTAGTAGTAAAAAAACAGCCAATCAATTGTTAAAG CGAATACTTCCTTCCACCAAAACTGAACAAGAAGACACGAAAGTAACCTTGTTACCAGAACATCCTCATCTTCCAAGGCCACCGATAATGCGATATTGCCAACAAACTACCATTCCATCTTTTATCTGCGATACTTATCCTAAG GTTCAAGCTAGTCCTCGAAAACTGTATGTTAGTAATAGTTCTGCGGCGTGTGCATGGAGAAGACACGAAGAATGCGGCGGAAAGTTTGGTCAACGACTTCTCTGGCTCGGTTGTGAACAAGCTCTGTCCGATCCATTATCGCAGGAGAGTTTAGCTTCTCAAGTAGTCCAAACAGTATCAACATTTTCCGTTGAACCACACGGCGGAATATCTGCATGTACGCCAATTAATGGCTGGTCGAACATTATCGTACCGG ATAAGCAAACCTTAGTAACAGACGCGGGGAAATTGTCAGTATTAGACAGTCTTTTGCGCCGTCTTAAAGAACAAGGTCATCGAGTTCTTATTTACTCTCAGATGACAAAAATGATTGATCTATTAGAG GAATATATGTATCATAGGAAACATACTTTCATGAGATTAGACGGTTCTTCGAAAATCTCTGATAGGCGTGACATGGTTGCAGACTTTCAGAAGCG GGCGGATATTTTTGTCTTTCTGTTGAGTACCCGAGCTGGAGGACTGGGAATAAACCTGACTGCTGCGGATACG GTGATATTCTATGATAGTGATTGGAATCCAACGGTAGATCAGCAAGCTATGGATCGTGCCCATAGGCTGGGACAAACAAAGCAAGTTACAGTCTATCGATTGATCTGTAAAGGAACTATCGAAGAGAGAATATTGCAACGTGCCCGAGAAAAGAGCGAG ATACAACGCATGGTAATTAGCGGTGGAAACTTTAAACCGGACACGTTGAAGCCTAAGGAAGTTGTCTCCCTGTTGTTAGACGACGAGGAGATTGAAGCGAAAT ATAGCCAACGGAGCGAGGAGAGAAAGCAGCACGCCGAGGATGCCCGAGTCGACTTCAACCTATACCATAAGGAGAGGGACCGGAAGAGGAAGTTAACCGCGCTTCCGGTCAAG GGCGACGCGAAGAAGCCTTGTTTATCTGATGCAAATGGCGATAAGATTGGTGAAACATATCAATCCAATTCGAACGAAAGCTCTCAGACTGGTGGCGTTCAGTCTTATCATCTCAACAATCATCAACAAATTATCGACAGTACAGATGATTATAGCGTGCCAACCAGCCCAGCCAAGTCAGAG GATGAGACGAGCAACGATGGTCTGGTGGTTGACGTGGATGGTCCAGTAGGAGGAACCTCGAGCGATGCTCGACAATCGCGTATCAGCCAGTATGGAGAAGCTGGGAAAGTTAGTCGTCTGGAACATCACATGCCGTTCAGCAGTGGAACTGGTGTTCGGATGAGACCGAACGTACGGGGCACTAGCAAAAGGGGCAGACCTCGTGGTTCCCGGAGAGGAGGTCCTGTTGGAGGGAAAGGCAGAGGTCTACTCTTACTTCATCCATCCAAGGGTCTTGGTAGCGAGCCTCAATCACCATCATCTTTGTCCCCGACCAGTAGCAGTATAGCCAATGAACAAACTCTTCAGCACG GAATACAAGGGATCTCCGGAGCAGCAGAAGGCGAGGGACCCAGTACAGTTGGTCCCATGGGCGCTGTGTCAAGCAGAGGAGGCGCGCCAGCGATCCGAAGAGGACCCGGCAGACCCCGGCTCAGGCCAACCGGTCCAGGTCACCAAGGTTACCGTACTCCGGGTCATCATCAAGGCAGAAAGGTCCAACGGCCGCTTCCGGTCCCTCTGAGATCTCAACAAACCATAGCGACGGTGAACCAACAGAAGTCGTCCTCGGTGCAGCGTCCATCAGGATCCGGGGCGACCATTTCCTCGTCCGCTTTGAACGCATCCTCATCGTTTACTTCGTCCACCAGCGAATCGCGCCCCTTTGGATTCTACacgcagcaacagcaacaacaaccacGCGGATCGTCCTAG